The following coding sequences are from one Firmicutes bacterium CAG:345 window:
- a CDS encoding unknown (no significant homology to UniProt) gives MRRSFASKSTINDFISKNDEVVRDLDNFKTIANNVVDDLLFEVDKKYQKVSDVKDKLDRLISQAEDKLSRAESNLSAAVSQNAATPSTITVTKTDSQGNTTTSTKPNPQKAASQANMANASSAVSNIRSIISNMRSYKNNLQQALNSLCSMKNNLNSLKYNSLDNCRKIYDMANKASSQAKKAEEAVEKYLGFNI, from the coding sequence ATGAGAAGATCTTTTGCTTCAAAAAGTACAATCAATGATTTTATTTCAAAAAATGATGAAGTGGTCAGAGATTTGGATAATTTTAAAACTATTGCCAATAATGTTGTCGATGATTTATTATTTGAAGTTGATAAAAAGTATCAAAAGGTATCCGATGTTAAGGACAAATTAGATAGACTTATCAGTCAGGCTGAAGATAAGTTGAGCAGAGCGGAAAGCAATTTATCAGCTGCGGTCAGTCAGAATGCGGCAACTCCTTCAACGATTACTGTTACCAAAACTGATAGTCAAGGAAATACAACAACATCAACTAAACCTAATCCACAAAAAGCTGCCAGCCAGGCTAATATGGCTAATGCTTCTTCTGCTGTCAGCAACATTCGAAGCATAATTTCCAATATGCGCAGCTATAAAAATAATTTGCAACAGGCTTTGAATTCTCTTTGTAGTATGAAAAATAATCTTAATTCTTTAAAGTATAATTCTTTGGACAATTGCCGAAAAATTTATGATATGGCTAATAAAGCATCTTCACAAGCTAAAAAAGCCGAAGAAGCTGTTGAGAAATATTTGGGATTTAATATTTAA
- a CDS encoding dNA segregation ATPase FtsK/SpoIIIE and related proteins (product inferred by homology to UniProt): protein MDKMDNLIEKINELEASLKDINFKIDNFKPFEKISSNMIKDIQEYIKNISPLLAKIIVLSDGKLCIEDDKVFYRKDKRSSYSFTYENSETVLKKQADKINGLFVDIIRNGITDSKLANLGKSLVTIYNIYENIADLEKEAYKNFVSLSDLKKQKEKIDTELASLNSKFAESNKIYLQRKNKVLLNDVSSNQIDNKDIIVDLAFDDKTSKILSWNPLKEILRIEGTTLDSSVSTIKDLVLQSIYSISDMNYQFMYCSKEANMDLVSFFNKLNNSFAGEAFYNGYNPSEIINNRYFIRDVISSVLDLITKRQELLSSNGIYKNIYEYNLKNPKDQQKYIFLFLQQYPTGFEDIDNFSYLLQSAAQLGIFIIAIERAEKFDEDNKRYLKYIDLDDVRNVNYLKVSVDNGQFINDGEVFKTPQFADKKISELLAPLAKKISSQNSIVTFEDIGFGEFKEEGDKIKDSISIPVGKSGNKVYNIEFASGDFGENGIVGAIITGGTGTGKSSIIDSLIFNGAMKYSPDDLNFYLIDFKDGISNAKFITTAQIPHVKLVMTRSVKEDAEIILSLLNKERIRRNKIFTENHVTNIQSYNAIISPNKHMPRIIVIIDEANQMLAENDSSDNSIAVSKLNDKLISLISVIVDQGRNAGIHLIFAAQYYNAGLEKASSMLGGKFCFANPVESAIEKTLVNSNNAKQIVNNECKNKQGVCVSMIAGKKSNDYSVIRCGFLGKEKSGNDKKYAEMIRNRWKKYEISFAVAGENKPIFFKDYVKTTKITEKNNNGAPIGIDYCDGRLLYVPFNNINTSLGIVGGEENNFEPNTDILISVVTYALSIKGRVLLIDESYSQNIARFFDGRKGVEVYRSNQFLDALKEFKDIYNDRFGSRREEEPVFLVVCNLQMIEDFIYNHSSAENDNSYSGGYRPLKSVREERDKAIKGADTFFELLKNIKKVRNMYIACSIDNVEDSIPDNLQREFAKVSSKIINSPFREDKYDFSEDFSKSILDSCRKDSNNKNLSLLLSMDMDGENKFDTVSKARFFRYTLDRETDEAIDKEIKSK, encoded by the coding sequence ATGGATAAGATGGATAATTTAATAGAGAAGATCAATGAGTTAGAGGCTTCTTTAAAAGATATTAATTTTAAAATTGATAATTTTAAGCCTTTTGAAAAAATAAGTTCAAACATGATAAAAGATATTCAGGAATATATAAAAAATATTTCTCCGCTTTTAGCTAAAATTATTGTTCTCAGCGATGGGAAACTTTGCATTGAGGATGATAAGGTCTTTTATAGAAAAGATAAAAGAAGTTCTTATTCTTTTACATATGAAAATTCTGAAACAGTTTTAAAAAAACAAGCTGATAAGATAAATGGATTATTTGTCGATATTATCAGAAATGGAATAACTGACAGCAAATTAGCAAATTTAGGTAAGTCCTTGGTCACTATCTATAACATTTATGAAAATATTGCTGATTTAGAAAAAGAAGCTTATAAAAATTTTGTTTCTCTTAGTGATTTAAAGAAACAAAAAGAAAAGATAGATACCGAATTAGCTTCTTTGAATTCGAAATTTGCTGAGAGTAATAAAATTTATCTTCAAAGAAAAAATAAAGTTTTACTTAATGATGTCTCTTCTAATCAAATAGACAATAAAGATATAATTGTAGATTTAGCTTTTGATGATAAAACATCAAAAATATTATCATGGAATCCGCTTAAAGAAATCCTTCGAATTGAAGGTACAACATTGGATAGTTCTGTTTCTACCATTAAAGATTTGGTTTTACAAAGCATCTATTCTATTAGTGATATGAATTATCAATTTATGTATTGCTCAAAAGAAGCTAATATGGATTTGGTAAGTTTTTTCAATAAATTGAATAATTCTTTTGCTGGTGAAGCATTTTATAATGGATATAATCCTAGTGAGATCATCAATAATCGTTATTTTATTAGAGATGTCATATCTTCTGTTCTTGATTTAATTACAAAAAGACAAGAGCTTTTATCTTCTAATGGTATATACAAAAATATTTATGAATATAATTTGAAAAATCCTAAAGATCAACAAAAATATATTTTTTTATTTTTACAGCAATATCCAACAGGCTTTGAAGATATTGATAATTTTAGCTATTTATTGCAAAGCGCTGCTCAATTAGGCATTTTTATCATTGCTATTGAACGTGCTGAAAAATTTGATGAAGATAATAAAAGATATTTAAAATATATTGATCTTGATGATGTCAGAAATGTTAATTATTTAAAAGTTTCTGTTGATAATGGTCAATTTATTAATGATGGAGAAGTTTTTAAAACTCCACAATTTGCTGATAAAAAGATCTCGGAATTATTGGCTCCGCTTGCTAAAAAAATAAGCAGTCAAAATTCTATTGTTACCTTTGAAGATATTGGATTTGGTGAATTTAAAGAAGAAGGCGATAAGATTAAAGACAGCATTTCAATTCCGGTCGGTAAATCAGGAAATAAAGTTTATAATATCGAATTTGCCAGTGGAGATTTTGGTGAAAATGGTATAGTCGGTGCAATTATTACCGGTGGTACCGGTACTGGTAAATCTTCTATCATCGATAGTTTAATCTTCAATGGGGCGATGAAATATTCTCCGGATGATTTGAATTTTTATCTCATCGATTTTAAAGATGGTATTTCTAATGCAAAATTTATTACTACTGCACAAATTCCTCATGTAAAATTGGTCATGACTAGAAGTGTTAAAGAAGATGCGGAAATTATTTTATCTTTGCTCAATAAAGAGAGAATTAGACGAAATAAAATCTTTACTGAAAATCATGTTACAAATATTCAGTCTTATAATGCAATTATTTCACCGAATAAGCATATGCCACGTATTATTGTAATAATCGATGAGGCTAACCAAATGTTAGCAGAAAATGATTCAAGTGATAATAGTATTGCAGTTTCGAAACTCAATGATAAATTGATTTCATTAATTTCAGTTATTGTCGACCAAGGTCGTAACGCTGGTATTCATCTTATTTTTGCGGCTCAGTATTATAATGCTGGCTTAGAAAAAGCTAGTAGCATGTTAGGCGGAAAGTTCTGCTTTGCTAATCCGGTAGAAAGCGCTATTGAAAAAACTCTCGTCAATTCAAATAATGCTAAACAAATTGTTAATAATGAATGTAAAAATAAACAGGGTGTTTGTGTTTCGATGATTGCTGGTAAAAAAAGCAATGACTATTCAGTTATCAGATGCGGTTTCTTAGGAAAAGAAAAATCTGGCAATGATAAAAAATATGCTGAAATGATCAGAAACAGATGGAAAAAATATGAGATTTCTTTTGCTGTTGCTGGGGAAAATAAACCGATATTTTTTAAAGATTATGTTAAAACAACAAAGATTACTGAAAAAAATAATAATGGTGCACCAATAGGAATCGATTATTGTGATGGAAGATTGCTTTATGTTCCATTTAATAACATCAATACTTCCTTAGGTATTGTCGGCGGAGAAGAAAATAATTTTGAACCGAATACGGATATTCTTATCTCTGTTGTTACTTATGCCTTAAGTATAAAAGGAAGAGTCTTACTCATCGATGAATCATATAGTCAAAATATCGCAAGATTCTTTGATGGTAGAAAAGGAGTAGAAGTTTATAGATCAAATCAATTCTTGGATGCTTTAAAAGAATTCAAAGATATCTACAATGATAGATTTGGTTCAAGAAGAGAAGAAGAACCGGTATTTTTAGTAGTTTGTAATTTACAGATGATTGAAGATTTTATCTATAACCATTCTAGTGCTGAAAATGATAATTCTTATAGCGGTGGTTATCGTCCTTTGAAGTCTGTGCGAGAAGAAAGAGACAAAGCTATTAAAGGGGCTGATACATTTTTCGAGCTTTTGAAAAATATTAAGAAGGTTAGAAATATGTATATTGCTTGTTCCATTGATAATGTTGAAGATTCTATACCTGATAATTTGCAAAGAGAATTCGCTAAAGTTAGCAGCAAGATAATAAATTCACCTTTTAGAGAAGATAAGTATGATTTTTCAGAGGATTTCAGCAAATCCATATTGGATTCATGTCGAAAAGATTCAAACAATAAAAATTTATCACTTCTTCTTTCGATGGATATGGATGGAGAAAATAAATTCGATACAGTATCTAAAGCGCGTTTCTTTAGATATACTCTAGATAGGGAAACCGATGAAGCGATAGATAAGGAGATAAAAAGCAAATGA
- a CDS encoding unknown (no significant homology to UniProt), whose product MKINSTIERYDVKDLNNISASVININKKLEYLNRCADTLLHNIAIVEQSFNSPNMVRAKEEIRVYKTKFEQANIEMNELLKSVDDFVQKLNHAWRSWN is encoded by the coding sequence ATGAAAATAAATTCAACTATAGAAAGATATGATGTTAAAGATTTGAATAACATTTCAGCTTCAGTAATTAATATCAATAAAAAATTAGAGTATTTAAATAGATGTGCTGATACTTTGTTGCACAATATAGCTATTGTTGAACAAAGTTTCAATAGCCCTAACATGGTAAGAGCTAAAGAAGAAATCAGGGTATATAAAACTAAATTTGAACAAGCGAATATTGAAATGAATGAATTATTGAAATCGGTCGACGATTTTGTTCAAAAATTAAATCACGCTTGGAGATCTTGGAATTAA
- a CDS encoding unknown (no significant homology to UniProt), translated as MANILSVKDSDRSLTSSIESLSRFFDYNTNQWDDDVSNSYYSYAKSLSSNVSIFNNITSSIENINNSLDNFDEEKLYSRVNDFEGMVSKL; from the coding sequence ATGGCTAATATTTTGAGTGTTAAGGATTCTGATAGAAGTTTAACTAGTAGTATTGAATCTCTTTCAAGATTTTTTGATTATAATACTAATCAGTGGGATGATGATGTGAGCAATTCTTATTATTCTTATGCCAAAAGTTTAAGTTCTAATGTTTCTATTTTTAACAATATCACTTCTTCGATAGAAAATATAAATAATAGTTTAGATAATTTCGATGAGGAAAAACTTTATTCCCGCGTTAATGATTTTGAAGGAATGGTCAGCAAATTATGA
- a CDS encoding unknown (no significant homology to UniProt) yields MENRGKSEKTVVKAFVNDLRFFVDAIVDESNKMEDEAENLSSSWNDPQYDKFKEYIDQLTKDLKDKTKIISDCANKIEERELKEI; encoded by the coding sequence ATGGAAAATAGAGGAAAGTCGGAAAAAACCGTTGTTAAAGCTTTTGTCAATGATTTAAGATTTTTTGTTGATGCAATAGTAGATGAATCTAATAAGATGGAAGATGAAGCTGAAAATTTAAGTTCTAGCTGGAATGATCCACAATATGATAAATTTAAAGAATATATAGATCAATTGACTAAAGATTTAAAAGATAAAACAAAAATAATTTCAGATTGTGCTAATAAAATTGAAGAAAGAGAACTTAAGGAAATCTAG
- a CDS encoding unknown (no significant homology to UniProt), producing MVSNDINIDFDNISSSIRKINKSMDNIIALTNGMINNANYVNQHFDTINFRNTLEKLLEIRSKVYNSSEMVNRIDKFMKNLEEANRSYKNSKAGGY from the coding sequence ATGGTTAGCAATGATATAAATATTGATTTTGATAATATTTCTTCTAGTATAAGAAAAATAAATAAATCCATGGATAATATTATTGCCTTGACTAATGGTATGATTAATAATGCTAATTATGTAAATCAGCATTTTGATACTATCAATTTTCGAAACACTTTGGAAAAACTCTTAGAGATAAGATCTAAAGTTTATAATAGTTCAGAAATGGTTAATCGTATCGATAAGTTTATGAAAAATCTTGAAGAAGCGAATAGAAGTTATAAAAATTCGAAAGCTGGAGGTTATTGA